From one Rhopalosiphum padi isolate XX-2018 chromosome 2, ASM2088224v1, whole genome shotgun sequence genomic stretch:
- the LOC132920987 gene encoding endoplasmic reticulum mannosyl-oligosaccharide 1,2-alpha-mannosidase, producing MIKDHVSLNFDTVLLTGPTQKYSCRSFYRRCWRQLSKLQKLILYLLASVILISILLWFIGTSKNFEELSETNVLKLPQPTIWPQNVKGNLPNYVDAVKLNEIEDVEPPDQKEQIAAPVSNDAVNLVSSEGIQFMPATGHRQTAVLNAFKHAWKGYCNYAWGHDHVKPISRKYQDWFNLGLTIVDSLDTLWIMNLKKEFDEAREWVSTSFNLDHYKDVNLFETTIRVLGGFLSAYHLSGDSLFLDKALDIGSRLMPCFTKSPSPIPYSDVNLISHMAHSPKWSPDSSTAEVSTIQLEFRDLSRSTGTKNFETVAFKVSEHIHTLEKPNGLVPIYINPNTGKFHRGSEIKIGARGDSYYEYLLKQWIQTGKSIDFLKDDYLEAIDGIITQLVRTSPKRNLTYIGELKAGSRNFHPKMDHLVCYLPGTLALGVHYGMPSSHMRLAEKLMETCYRMYADQPTFLSPEIVYFGTNVDVNQDMYVNINDAHSLLRPEFVESLWYMYQISGNTTYQDWGWLIFQAFERYTKVAGGFTSIGNVLDPEDTRPQDMTESFFFAETLKYLYLLMSDDRHMLSIDKYVVNSEGHPLPINNR from the exons ATGATAAAGGACCATGTGTCGTTGAATTTCGACACAGTTTTGTTGACGGGTCCTACACAAAAATACAGCTGCAGAAGTTTTTATCGAAGG TGTTGGAGACAATTATCaaagttacaaaaattaattttatacctgTTGGctagtgtaatattaatttcaatccTTTTGTGGTTCATTGGAACTAGTAAGAATTTTGAAGAATTATCCGAGACCAATGTTCTTAAGTTACCACAACCGACTATTTGGCCTCAGAATGTT AAAGGAAATTTGCCAAATTATGTAGATGCTGTAAAGTTAAATGAAATTGAAGATGTTGAACCTCCTGATCAAAAAGAACAAATAGCTGCACCAGTATCTAATGATGCTGTAAACCTGGTGTCTAGTGAAGGTATTCAGTTTATGCCAGCAACAGGTCATAGACAAACTGCagttttaaatgcatttaaacaTGCATGGAAAGGATATTGCAATTATGCCTGGGGACATGATCACGTAAAACCTATAAGTAGAAAATACCAAGATTGGTTTAATCTAGGATTGACTATTGTTGATTCTTTGGACACATTATGGataatgaatttgaaaaaaG aatttgatGAAGCTCGTGAATGGGTTAGTACCAGTTTTAACCTTGATCATTATAAAGATGTCAACCTATTTGAAACTACAATTAGAGTGTTGGGTGGATTTTTAAGTGCTTATCATTTGTCGGGTGATTCATTATTTCTTGATAAAGCT ctAGACATTGGTTCACGACTTATGCCATGTTTTACAAAATCTCCATCACCAATACCATATTCAGATGTTAATCTTATCTCACATATGGCTCACTCGCCCAAATGGAGCCCAGATTCGAGTACAGCCGAAGTATCTACTATACAATTAGAATTTAGAGATTTATCAAGGTCTACTGGTACAAAAAATTTTGAA ACTGTTGCATTCAAAGTATCTGAACATATTCACACATTAGAAAAACCTAATGGACTCGtgcctatttatataaatccaaATACAGGCAAATTTCATAGAGGGTCTGAGATTAAAATTGGTGCTAGAGGTGATAGTTATTATGAATATCTTTTGAAACAATGGATCCAGACTGGGAAATCAATAGAttt tttgaaGGATGACTATTTGGAAGCCATTGATGGTATAATCACACAATTAGTGCGAACATCGCCCAAAagaaatttaacatatataggAGAACTGAAGGCAGGATCACGAAATTTTCATCCAAAGATGGATCATTTAGTATGCTACCTGCCGGGCACATTAGCGCTTGGTGTTCATTATGGTATGCCATCTAGTCATATGAGATTGGCTGAAAAACTGATGGAAACATGCTATCGTATGTATGCCGATCAACCAACATTTTTATCCCCGGAAATAGTATATTTTGGTACAAAT gTGGATGTTAATCAagatatgtatgttaatataaatgatGCACACAGTCTATTACGGCCTGAATTTGTTGAAAGTCTTTGGTACATGTATCAAATATCAGGCAATACAACATATCAGGATTGGGGTTGGTTAATATTTCAAGCATTTGAACGATATACTAAAGTAGCTGGTGGTTTTACGTCCATTGGCAATGTGTTAGATCCAGAAGATACACGTCCTCAAGACATGACTGAATCATTCTTTTTTGCAGAAACCCTTAAGTATCTATATTTGTTAATGTCTGATGATCGGCATATGTTATCTATCGATAAGTATGTGGTTAACAGTGAAGGGCATCCATTGCCAATTAATAACcggtga